The Streptomyces sp. NBC_00454 DNA segment TGGGTGGCACCGATACGAGCGGGCGAGCGGAGCCTGGGCGCCCTGGTGCTGCACACGGTGGAGCCGGGCGCCGGAGCACTCCTGGTGACGGCCGCGCGCGCCTTCGCCCTGCTGATGATGCCGCGCCGGGGCACGGTCGCCGTGCGCGGCCCGGCCGGTGACGAACTGCTGGAGGACCTGGTCGCCGACCCGCCTTGGCCGCCGGACGAACTGGCCGAGCGGGGACGGGCTCTGGGGGTGGATCTGCACCGGCCGCACGTCGTCGTGGTCGCCCGCCCCGAGGGGGGCCCGCAGGGCCGGGCGGTGGTCTGGGCCTCTTCCTACGTACGCCGTCTGCAGGGGCTCAAACTGATGGACGGGGGCCGGATCGTCCTGCTGGTGCCCGGCGACGATCCGAACGCCGCGGCCCGGCGGGTCTGCGCCGAACTCACCAACGTACTGGGGCATCCGGTCACCGCGGGATCGGCGGGGCCGGTCACGGACCCGGCCCGGGTACGCGCCGCGCATCTGGAGGCGGTGCGGTGCCTGGAGACAGTGACCGCCCTTGGCGGCAAAGGCGCCGCTGCATCCGCCCACGACCTCGGATTCCTGAGCGTGCTGCTTGCCGAGGACCAGGACATCGACGGCTTCATCGGCTCGGTGCTCGGCCCGGTCATGGACAGCGACGGGGAGAGGTCCACCAGTCTGGTCCGGACCCTCGATGCGCTCTTCGAGGCGGGTGGCAGCCGGAACCTCGCGGCGGAGGCCCTCCACGTCCACCCCAACACCGTCTCGCGGCGCCTGGAACGCATCGCCCAACTGCTGGGCCCGCAATGGCAGAAGCCTTCGGCTGCCCTGGAAATCCAGTTGGCGCTCAGCATGTTGCGCACACGCCGCATGCTGTGCAGCGATCGGTCCGGGTCAGCACCGCCGCCGCGTGGGCCAGCGAAGCCAGTGTGATGTGACGGTGCCAGCCCTGGTACGAGCGCCCCTCGAACTCGCGCAGGCCCACCTCCCCGCCGATGCGGTCGCTGTCCGCGCTCACTCGGCGGGTCAGCCTCGTCAGCCGCAGCAGCATGCCCGCGGGAGCGGCCAGGCCGGTGAGCCAGAGCGCGGCGGGCGGGCCGTCCGGGGTGGTCCACTCACCGAGCAGCATCAGCGGCCGGGACGGCGAGAGGCCGGGCAGCGTCACACCGACCGTCACCACCGGCGTGGTGTGCCGTTTGCCC contains these protein-coding regions:
- a CDS encoding helix-turn-helix domain-containing protein — translated: MAASDDERRPVLSRAQTAILADTVRDLTLPYSLAALLEIICRRVRETLELAVVYVALRGEECEDEAVHVRALDGESATLTVGLRLAGNHEPPARGLGLPAPLWTADYLADGNIAHASAIDAVVRAEGLRAAIAVPLGDGDRPPGVLCGAAPQRREFTPGQVTLIRALGNLAAVAVERARSIRAVRTLAETGRHAALQNRLTTVLLNGATTAEFTEAAAGELGGTLQLLDPEGRLIAAARAHAVTSGPDPELVARAAAEAHAGNVPVPFPDGGWVAPIRAGERSLGALVLHTVEPGAGALLVTAARAFALLMMPRRGTVAVRGPAGDELLEDLVADPPWPPDELAERGRALGVDLHRPHVVVVARPEGGPQGRAVVWASSYVRRLQGLKLMDGGRIVLLVPGDDPNAAARRVCAELTNVLGHPVTAGSAGPVTDPARVRAAHLEAVRCLETVTALGGKGAAASAHDLGFLSVLLAEDQDIDGFIGSVLGPVMDSDGERSTSLVRTLDALFEAGGSRNLAAEALHVHPNTVSRRLERIAQLLGPQWQKPSAALEIQLALSMLRTRRMLCSDRSGSAPPPRGPAKPV